A stretch of the bacterium SCSIO 12827 genome encodes the following:
- a CDS encoding glutathione S-transferase N-terminal domain-containing protein, whose translation MIDLYSWPTPNGHKVHIMLEETGLAYNVHPINIQKGDQFQPEFLKISPNNRIPAIVDQDGPGGKPYSLFESGAILIYLAEKTGKFLPTDPTAKYDTLQWLMWQMGGIGPMFGQAHHFRGYAPVEIPYAVDRYTKEAGRLYGILDKRLGESAYLAGPDYTIADIATFPWTRSIDRQGHSLDDFPNVKRWSAEINARPGVAKGVTVLEAARGERKPLSDEERAVMFGDKQFAKR comes from the coding sequence ATGATCGATCTCTATTCCTGGCCCACGCCCAATGGGCACAAGGTCCATATCATGCTCGAGGAAACCGGGCTGGCGTACAACGTGCACCCCATCAACATCCAAAAGGGCGACCAGTTCCAGCCCGAGTTCCTGAAAATCTCGCCCAACAACCGCATCCCGGCGATCGTCGACCAGGACGGCCCCGGCGGAAAGCCCTACTCCCTGTTCGAAAGCGGCGCCATTCTGATCTATCTGGCCGAGAAAACCGGCAAATTCCTGCCGACCGACCCCACGGCCAAATACGACACCCTGCAATGGCTGATGTGGCAGATGGGCGGCATCGGCCCGATGTTCGGCCAGGCTCACCATTTCCGTGGCTATGCACCGGTGGAAATCCCCTACGCCGTCGATCGATACACCAAGGAAGCCGGGCGCCTGTACGGCATTCTCGACAAGCGTTTGGGGGAATCCGCCTACCTTGCCGGTCCCGACTACACGATCGCTGATATCGCAACCTTCCCCTGGACCCGCTCCATCGACCGCCAGGGCCATTCTCTCGATGATTTCCCCAACGTGAAGCGCTGGTCCGCCGAAATCAATGCACGGCCGGGCGTCGCCAAGGGCGTGACGGTGCTGGAAGCCGCGCGCGGGGAGCGCAAGCCGCTCTCCGACGAGGAACGGGCGGTGATGTTCGGGGACAAACAGTTCGCAAAACGGTAA
- a CDS encoding DUF4170 domain-containing protein, protein MSNALLHLVFGGKVTDPQGQDFVDPDNLEVVGIYPSYAKALTAWRGASQSHVDDANMKYVIVHLHRLLEPEEAHNH, encoded by the coding sequence ATGTCGAATGCGCTTCTGCATCTCGTTTTCGGGGGCAAGGTAACCGACCCCCAGGGCCAGGATTTCGTCGATCCGGATAATCTGGAGGTCGTCGGCATCTATCCCAGCTATGCCAAGGCTTTGACGGCCTGGCGCGGCGCGTCACAGTCCCATGTGGACGACGCCAACATGAAGTACGTTATCGTGCACCTGCATCGGCTGCTGGAACCGGAAGAAGCCCACAACCACTAG
- a CDS encoding DUF4169 family protein codes for MAAEIVNLRQYRKEKQRQERERTAEQNRVRFGRDKAQRREDETDRRRSEQDLDGKQIDPESDKPAS; via the coding sequence ATGGCCGCGGAGATCGTCAACTTACGTCAATACCGCAAGGAAAAGCAGCGCCAGGAGCGCGAACGGACCGCGGAACAAAACCGGGTCCGATTCGGCCGTGACAAGGCACAGCGGCGGGAAGACGAGACGGACCGCCGACGCAGCGAACAAGACCTTGACGGTAAGCAGATCGACCCCGAAAGCGACAAGCCCGCGAGCTGA
- a CDS encoding uracil-DNA glycosylase yields MPAAFQNPPRDCAKCPRLAEFRADNRAAFPDWHNAPVPAFGPLDAGLLIVGLAPGLRGANRTARPFTGDYAGDLLYPTLGEFGWTEGTYGAVPDDGLRLKGCRITNAVRCVPPENKPTGAECKACRPFLADEIAAMPNLRVILALGGVAHANVLSTLDERKKDFPFGHGNSHALTSGRRLIDSYHCSRYNTNTGRLTPDMFRDVFTAIAALMAA; encoded by the coding sequence ATGCCCGCCGCGTTCCAGAACCCGCCCCGCGACTGTGCGAAATGTCCCAGATTGGCCGAATTTCGCGCCGATAACCGCGCCGCCTTTCCTGATTGGCACAATGCCCCCGTCCCCGCTTTCGGGCCGCTTGATGCGGGGCTTCTGATTGTCGGGCTGGCCCCCGGGCTGCGCGGCGCCAACCGCACGGCGCGGCCGTTCACCGGGGATTATGCCGGTGACCTGTTGTATCCCACGCTGGGCGAATTCGGCTGGACCGAAGGGACCTATGGCGCCGTGCCGGACGATGGGCTGCGCCTTAAGGGGTGCCGTATCACCAATGCCGTGCGTTGCGTGCCGCCGGAAAACAAACCGACGGGGGCCGAATGCAAGGCCTGCCGTCCTTTTCTTGCGGATGAAATCGCGGCCATGCCCAACCTGCGGGTGATCCTGGCCCTGGGCGGTGTCGCCCATGCCAACGTGCTGTCGACACTGGACGAACGGAAAAAGGATTTCCCCTTCGGCCACGGCAACAGCCATGCCCTGACATCCGGCCGGCGGCTGATCGACAGCTATCATTGCTCGCGCTACAACACCAACACCGGCCGCCTGACCCCGGACATGTTCCGCGATGTGTTCACCGCCATCGCGGCCCTGATGGCGGCCTGA
- a CDS encoding NYN domain-containing protein: MNFYPEERVALFIDGSNLYAAARALNFDIDYKRLLAVFSGKCRLVRAFYYTAMVEDQEYSPIRPLVDWLDYNGYTMVTKPTKEFTDSAGRRKIKGNMDIELAIDVMEMADKLDHIVLFSGDGDFRRLVDAVQRKGCRVSVVSTVRSQPPMVADELRRQADIFIELQSLQAAIQRAGGPSNNVMPDDDDDDYDDDDYDDDEGEAEVEVV, encoded by the coding sequence ATGAATTTTTATCCTGAAGAGCGCGTGGCCCTATTCATTGACGGCTCTAATCTTTACGCCGCCGCCCGGGCTCTCAACTTCGATATCGACTACAAGCGCCTGTTGGCCGTTTTCTCCGGAAAATGCCGCTTGGTGCGGGCCTTCTACTACACGGCCATGGTCGAGGACCAGGAGTATTCACCGATCCGCCCCCTCGTCGATTGGCTGGACTACAACGGCTACACCATGGTCACCAAGCCGACCAAGGAATTCACGGATTCTGCCGGCCGGCGCAAGATCAAGGGCAACATGGACATCGAACTGGCCATCGATGTGATGGAAATGGCCGACAAGCTTGACCATATCGTGCTGTTTTCCGGCGACGGCGACTTTCGCCGGCTGGTCGATGCCGTGCAGCGCAAGGGATGCCGGGTCAGCGTCGTGTCCACCGTGCGCTCGCAGCCGCCCATGGTCGCTGATGAACTGCGCCGCCAGGCCGATATCTTCATCGAGCTGCAAAGCCTGCAAGCGGCCATTCAGCGCGCAGGCGGTCCGTCCAACAACGTCATGCCCGATGACGACGATGACGATTATGATGACGACGATTACGATGATGACGAGGGCGAGGCCGAGGTCGAAGTCGTCTAA
- the folK gene encoding 2-amino-4-hydroxy-6-hydroxymethyldihydropteridine diphosphokinase: protein MGPVVIGVGGNLPTAEFGPPRATCGAALQVLSQHPRVEITARAGWYETAPVPISDQPWFVNGAVAVATDLTPDALMAVLLDIETRFGRQRSERNAARILDLDLLTFGDRVLTGDLEVPHPRLHTRAFALLPIRDVAPGWRHPLLGRTIEALCADLPADQEIRPLTDAGGYLGTEWQASE, encoded by the coding sequence ATCGGGCCCGTCGTTATTGGTGTCGGCGGCAACCTGCCGACCGCGGAATTCGGGCCGCCGCGCGCCACCTGCGGTGCGGCATTGCAGGTTCTTTCACAACATCCCCGGGTCGAAATCACGGCCCGTGCCGGATGGTATGAAACCGCCCCCGTGCCGATTTCCGATCAACCTTGGTTCGTCAACGGCGCCGTCGCCGTGGCCACGGACCTGACTCCGGATGCCCTGATGGCGGTCTTGCTGGACATCGAAACCCGGTTCGGCCGCCAGCGCAGCGAACGCAACGCCGCGCGCATTCTGGACCTCGACCTTTTGACCTTCGGCGACCGGGTGTTGACGGGCGACCTGGAGGTGCCGCATCCGCGCCTCCATACCCGCGCCTTCGCCTTGCTGCCGATCCGCGACGTGGCCCCCGGCTGGCGCCATCCATTACTGGGCCGCACGATTGAAGCCCTTTGCGCCGACCTGCCGGCAGATCAGGAAATCCGCCCCTTGACCGATGCCGGCGGTTATCTGGGAACGGAATGGCAGGCCTCCGAATAA
- a CDS encoding DNA-directed RNA polymerase subunit omega, which produces MARVTVEDCVQKIPNRFELVMLAAQRARHISAGAPLAVDRDNDKNPVVALREIAEEAVTLPELEESLIKGMQKYVQMEESIEDLDPAVPEAMQLSAMDATAGASDDDDGDDTLEVDDGADPATMGADVVFKDAEIGLED; this is translated from the coding sequence ATGGCCCGCGTTACGGTCGAAGATTGCGTCCAAAAAATTCCCAATCGCTTTGAGCTGGTCATGCTCGCCGCGCAGCGTGCTCGCCACATTTCGGCCGGGGCTCCGCTGGCCGTCGATCGCGACAACGACAAAAACCCGGTCGTGGCTCTGCGTGAAATCGCCGAGGAAGCCGTGACGTTGCCGGAACTCGAAGAATCCCTGATCAAGGGCATGCAGAAATACGTGCAGATGGAGGAATCCATCGAGGATCTTGATCCCGCGGTTCCGGAAGCCATGCAGTTGTCCGCTATGGATGCGACCGCCGGCGCGTCTGACGACGATGATGGCGACGATACTTTGGAAGTGGACGACGGCGCGGACCCTGCTACGATGGGGGCAGACGTCGTTTTCAAGGATGCGGAGATTGGGCTGGAGGACTAA
- a CDS encoding bifunctional (p)ppGpp synthetase/guanosine-3',5'-bis(diphosphate) 3'-pyrophosphohydrolase: MIRQFELVERVKAYDPNADEVGINGAYVFAMKAHGSQKRASGDPYFSHPIEVAGILTSYRVDSATIETALLHDTIEDTVATLEDIRSHFGNEVAQLVDGVTKLTRIEFQSDRAKQAENFRKLVLAMSEDIRVLLVKLADRLHNMRTLHYIKSDEKRRRIAMETMDIYAPLAERIGMQEIKTELEDLAFAEINPEARRAVVKRLDTLREQGGELVPKIIGELSETLSENGIEAEVNGREKSPYSIWRKMQKHDVGFEQLSDIMAFRITVNSIEDCYKALGVAHNAYRVVPGRFKDYISMPKPNGYQSLHTGVFGPHQQRIELQIRTRVMHDVAELGVAAHWNYKQGGPAKDGTQYRWLRELLDILEHASDPEEVLEHSKMEMFQDQVFCFTPRGDLINLPRGATTVDFAYAVHSEVGDHCVGAKINGKMMPLRTELRNGDQVEIVTSKAQTPNPTWERFVVTGKARARIRRFVRLQEREEYEKLGRSILQRSFKEADYELTEKGLNAALKKLTLATVDDLYVAVGMGNQSGREVLEAVYPRAKRKNKDGDDIVVPLAEARSRKRGKDKGEGGGVPIQGLIPGMAMHFAGCCHPLPGDRIVGIVTTGRGVTVHTIDCDTLEGYGDEPERWLDLAWDRGEAQHDLHVGRVHVTVANAPGSLGDLSTMIAKNDGNISNLKIINRSTDFFDMLIDVEVRDVKHLTDIIAALRASPAVNSVERAKG; encoded by the coding sequence GTGATCCGCCAGTTCGAACTTGTTGAACGGGTAAAGGCCTACGATCCCAACGCGGACGAGGTCGGGATCAATGGCGCCTACGTGTTTGCCATGAAGGCGCATGGCTCGCAAAAGCGTGCCTCGGGCGATCCGTATTTCTCGCACCCCATCGAGGTCGCGGGGATTCTCACTTCCTACCGGGTCGACAGCGCCACCATCGAGACGGCCCTGCTGCACGACACCATCGAGGATACGGTGGCGACGCTGGAGGATATCCGCTCCCACTTCGGCAACGAGGTCGCGCAGCTGGTTGACGGCGTGACCAAGCTGACCCGCATCGAATTCCAGTCGGACCGGGCCAAGCAGGCGGAAAACTTCCGCAAGCTGGTGCTGGCGATGTCCGAGGACATTCGCGTTCTGCTGGTCAAGCTGGCCGACCGCCTGCACAACATGCGGACCTTGCATTACATCAAAAGCGATGAAAAGCGCCGCCGCATCGCCATGGAAACCATGGACATCTATGCGCCATTGGCGGAACGCATCGGGATGCAGGAAATCAAGACGGAGCTTGAGGATCTGGCCTTCGCTGAAATCAACCCGGAAGCGCGCCGCGCCGTGGTCAAACGCCTGGACACCCTGCGCGAGCAGGGCGGGGAACTGGTGCCCAAAATCATCGGTGAACTGTCGGAAACCCTGTCGGAGAATGGTATCGAGGCCGAGGTCAACGGCCGCGAGAAGTCGCCTTATTCAATCTGGCGCAAGATGCAGAAGCACGACGTGGGGTTCGAGCAACTGTCGGACATCATGGCCTTCCGCATCACCGTGAACAGCATCGAGGATTGCTACAAGGCGCTTGGCGTGGCGCATAACGCCTATCGGGTCGTGCCGGGGCGGTTCAAAGATTACATCTCCATGCCAAAGCCGAACGGTTACCAGTCGCTTCATACCGGCGTGTTCGGTCCGCACCAGCAGCGCATCGAGTTGCAAATCCGCACCAGGGTGATGCACGACGTCGCCGAACTGGGTGTCGCTGCTCATTGGAATTACAAGCAGGGCGGGCCGGCCAAGGACGGCACCCAGTACCGCTGGCTGCGCGAACTGCTCGACATTCTGGAACATGCCTCGGACCCCGAGGAAGTGTTGGAACACTCCAAGATGGAGATGTTCCAGGACCAGGTGTTCTGCTTCACGCCGCGCGGCGACCTGATCAACCTGCCGAGGGGGGCGACCACCGTCGATTTCGCCTACGCGGTTCACTCCGAGGTCGGTGACCACTGCGTCGGTGCGAAGATCAACGGCAAGATGATGCCGCTGCGCACGGAGCTTCGAAACGGCGATCAGGTCGAAATCGTGACGTCCAAGGCGCAGACGCCTAACCCGACATGGGAACGCTTCGTCGTGACCGGCAAGGCGCGGGCGCGCATTCGCCGCTTCGTCCGCCTGCAGGAGCGAGAAGAATACGAAAAGCTCGGCCGCTCCATCCTGCAGCGCAGCTTCAAGGAAGCAGACTACGAGCTTACGGAAAAAGGGTTAAACGCGGCCCTGAAGAAGCTGACCCTGGCGACGGTCGACGATCTCTATGTCGCCGTCGGCATGGGCAATCAGAGCGGCCGTGAGGTTTTGGAAGCCGTCTATCCCCGGGCCAAGCGCAAGAACAAAGACGGCGACGACATCGTCGTGCCGCTGGCCGAGGCCCGCAGCCGCAAGCGCGGCAAGGACAAGGGGGAGGGCGGCGGCGTCCCCATCCAGGGCCTGATCCCCGGCATGGCCATGCATTTCGCCGGCTGCTGCCATCCGCTGCCGGGCGACCGCATTGTCGGCATCGTGACCACGGGGCGGGGTGTCACCGTGCACACCATCGACTGTGACACCCTGGAAGGCTATGGCGACGAGCCGGAACGCTGGCTCGATCTGGCCTGGGATCGGGGCGAGGCGCAGCATGATCTGCATGTCGGCCGCGTCCATGTCACCGTCGCCAACGCACCGGGCTCGCTCGGCGATCTGTCGACCATGATCGCCAAGAACGACGGCAATATCTCCAACCTCAAGATCATCAACCGTTCGACCGATTTCTTCGACATGCTGATCGATGTCGAGGTGCGCGACGTCAAGCACCTGACCGACATCATCGCGGCGCTGCGCGCGTCGCCCGCCGTCAATTCGGTCGAACGCGCGAAAGGCTAG
- a CDS encoding pyridoxine 5'-phosphate synthase, with the protein MTGYLRLGVNIDHVATIRNARGGGHPDPVRAARAAAQAGADGITAHLREDRRHISDDDMARLVAQIDLPLNFEMAATEEMLAIALRHKPHAACIVPEKREERTTEGGLDAAGGMGSLKPYVDALNAAGIRVSLFIEPDPVQLDAAKALGAPVVELHTGAYCDAGPATQAAQLQRVKDAAAHAEAIGLECHAGHGLTFDTVGPVAAIATIAELNIGHFLIGEAIFGGLESAIKRMRALMDQARAEALGERSA; encoded by the coding sequence ATGACCGGATATCTCAGGCTCGGCGTCAACATCGACCACGTGGCGACCATCCGCAACGCCCGCGGCGGCGGCCATCCCGACCCCGTGCGCGCGGCCCGCGCCGCCGCCCAGGCCGGGGCCGACGGCATCACCGCCCACCTGCGCGAAGACCGGCGCCATATCTCCGACGACGACATGGCGCGGCTTGTGGCGCAGATCGACCTGCCGCTCAACTTCGAGATGGCGGCGACGGAGGAAATGCTGGCCATCGCCCTGCGCCATAAGCCGCACGCCGCCTGCATCGTGCCGGAAAAACGCGAGGAACGGACGACCGAAGGCGGCCTGGACGCCGCCGGGGGCATGGGATCCCTGAAGCCCTATGTCGACGCCCTGAACGCCGCCGGCATCCGCGTTTCCCTGTTCATCGAACCTGACCCCGTGCAATTGGACGCCGCCAAGGCCCTGGGCGCCCCCGTGGTCGAACTTCACACCGGCGCCTATTGCGACGCCGGGCCGGCCACCCAGGCGGCGCAGTTGCAGCGCGTCAAGGACGCTGCCGCCCATGCCGAGGCGATCGGTCTGGAATGCCATGCCGGGCATGGCTTGACCTTCGATACGGTCGGGCCGGTGGCCGCGATCGCCACCATCGCTGAGCTGAACATCGGTCATTTCCTGATCGGCGAGGCGATTTTCGGCGGCCTGGAAAGCGCCATCAAGCGCATGCGCGCCCTGATGGACCAGGCCCGGGCCGAGGCCCTGGGCGAACGCTCCGCGTGA
- a CDS encoding holo-ACP synthase → MIIGIGTDLCDIRRIERTLDRFGDRFVDRLFAEGEQKKAYRRQNPAASFAQSFAAKEACAKALGTGFRLGVFWKDMVVANLPTGQPYMLITGGAKARLDALTPSGMTAQVHVSQTDEYPLAHAMVIISAVPAMEGA, encoded by the coding sequence ATGATCATCGGAATCGGCACGGACCTGTGCGACATCCGCCGGATCGAGCGTACGCTGGACCGGTTCGGGGACCGCTTCGTCGACCGCCTGTTCGCCGAAGGCGAGCAGAAAAAGGCCTATCGGCGGCAGAATCCGGCGGCCTCCTTCGCTCAGAGCTTCGCCGCCAAGGAAGCCTGCGCCAAGGCGCTGGGCACCGGGTTTCGCCTGGGCGTGTTCTGGAAGGACATGGTGGTCGCCAACCTGCCCACGGGGCAGCCCTATATGCTGATCACCGGCGGCGCCAAGGCGCGGCTTGACGCGTTGACGCCGTCCGGCATGACCGCCCAGGTTCATGTCTCCCAGACCGATGAATACCCCCTGGCCCACGCCATGGTGATCATTTCCGCCGTTCCCGCGATGGAAGGCGCTTGA
- the lepB gene encoding signal peptidase I produces the protein MSGDKPGGFWDTLKTVAYAILIALVVRTFAYEPFNIPSGSMLPTLLIGDYLFVSKFSYGYSKHSLPFSMPLIPGRVFEDTPERGDVVVFKLPSDNKTDFIKRIVGLPGDEIQVTGGILHINGTPVVRERVEDFVSTDDFGTTRRVPRFVETLPNGVKHFILEETDNDPMDNTRVYKVPADKFFAMGDNRDRSNDSRYGDVGFIPKENLVGRAEFLFFSTQGSLWRPWQWPSTVRFERIFQGIE, from the coding sequence ATGAGCGGCGACAAACCAGGCGGATTCTGGGACACCCTGAAAACGGTCGCCTATGCGATCCTGATCGCGCTGGTCGTACGTACCTTCGCGTATGAGCCCTTCAACATCCCGTCGGGCTCCATGCTGCCGACGCTGTTGATCGGCGATTACCTGTTCGTGTCCAAGTTCTCCTATGGGTATTCCAAGCATTCGTTGCCGTTCTCCATGCCGCTGATCCCGGGGCGCGTCTTCGAGGATACGCCGGAGCGCGGCGACGTCGTGGTGTTCAAGCTGCCGTCCGACAACAAGACCGATTTCATCAAACGCATCGTCGGCCTGCCTGGTGATGAAATTCAGGTGACGGGTGGCATCCTGCACATCAACGGCACGCCGGTTGTTCGCGAACGGGTCGAGGATTTCGTCTCAACCGACGATTTCGGCACCACCCGGCGCGTGCCGCGTTTCGTCGAGACCCTGCCGAACGGCGTGAAGCACTTCATTCTGGAAGAAACGGACAACGACCCCATGGACAACACGCGGGTCTACAAGGTGCCCGCCGACAAGTTCTTCGCCATGGGTGACAACCGTGACCGGTCCAATGATTCCCGCTACGGCGATGTCGGGTTCATTCCCAAGGAAAACCTCGTGGGCCGCGCCGAATTCCTGTTCTTCTCAACCCAGGGCTCCCTGTGGCGGCCTTGGCAATGGCCGTCGACGGTGCGCTTCGAGCGCATCTTCCAGGGCATTGAATGA
- the rnc gene encoding ribonuclease III produces the protein MSGGSTSKRHSALQDRLGHRFGDPDLLTQAFKHASGQTDRLNSNERLEFLGDRVLGLAVSALLYERFPGESEGELGYRFTALVRKDTLATVARDLDLASCLALSPGEKAAGGRDNPSILADACEAVIGALFLDAGYDVAADFVKRMWTPLADAHTGPLKDAKTRLQERCQKDALPLPVYAVTDQTGPDHAPTFTVTVQVAGRAEQTGTGNAKQEAEQAAATAMLDNWGTG, from the coding sequence ATGAGCGGCGGCAGCACATCCAAGCGCCATTCGGCCCTGCAGGACCGCCTGGGCCATCGTTTCGGCGATCCTGACCTCCTTACACAGGCCTTCAAGCATGCATCGGGGCAGACGGACCGCCTGAATTCCAACGAACGCCTGGAATTCCTCGGTGATCGGGTGCTGGGGCTGGCCGTCTCGGCGTTGCTTTATGAGCGTTTTCCCGGGGAAAGCGAGGGCGAACTCGGCTACCGCTTCACCGCCCTGGTGCGCAAGGATACCCTGGCCACAGTGGCCCGCGATCTGGACCTGGCGTCCTGCCTGGCGCTTTCGCCCGGCGAAAAAGCGGCGGGCGGGCGGGACAACCCATCGATCCTGGCCGACGCCTGCGAGGCCGTGATCGGGGCCCTGTTCCTGGACGCGGGATACGACGTTGCCGCCGATTTCGTCAAACGCATGTGGACCCCCTTGGCCGATGCGCACACGGGGCCCCTGAAGGACGCCAAGACACGGCTTCAGGAACGCTGTCAGAAGGACGCCTTGCCGCTGCCGGTCTATGCGGTGACGGACCAGACCGGGCCGGACCACGCGCCGACCTTTACCGTCACGGTGCAGGTCGCGGGGCGCGCGGAGCAGACAGGGACGGGCAACGCCAAACAGGAAGCCGAACAGGCCGCCGCCACGGCGATGCTGGACAATTGGGGGACAGGATGA
- the era gene encoding GTPase Era produces the protein MNETKARAGVIAILGAPNVGKSTLVNRLVGAKVSIVSPKVQTTRTRVLGIFIEGSAQVILIDTPGIFEPKGRLDRAMVAAAWSGAQDADAIALLIDAKDGVDKRSQAIIDKLILGNRKAYLILNKIDLVAKPVLLSLAEKLMGTGVFTDCFMVSANTGDGVSDLAKLFATAVPEGPWLYPEDEISDMPARLLAAEITREKLFLKLHQELPYKITVETEDWTQKADGSAHVRQVIYVERDSQKGIVLGRQGAMVKQIGAAARTELQDLLGHPVHLFIHVKVRGKWQDDRERYAEWGLDFDA, from the coding sequence ATGAACGAGACCAAGGCCCGCGCCGGCGTCATTGCCATCCTGGGCGCGCCCAACGTCGGCAAGTCGACCCTGGTCAACCGTCTGGTCGGGGCCAAAGTCTCCATCGTGTCGCCCAAGGTGCAAACGACGCGAACCCGCGTGCTCGGCATCTTCATCGAAGGATCGGCGCAGGTCATCCTGATCGACACGCCAGGCATTTTCGAGCCCAAGGGACGGCTCGACCGGGCCATGGTCGCCGCCGCCTGGTCGGGCGCCCAGGATGCCGATGCCATCGCCCTGTTGATCGACGCCAAGGACGGTGTGGACAAACGCTCGCAGGCGATCATCGACAAGCTGATCCTGGGCAACCGCAAGGCCTATCTGATCCTCAACAAGATTGATCTTGTGGCCAAGCCGGTGTTGCTGTCCCTGGCGGAAAAATTAATGGGTACAGGCGTCTTCACCGATTGCTTCATGGTGTCCGCCAATACCGGAGACGGTGTTTCCGACCTCGCAAAGCTGTTCGCCACCGCCGTGCCAGAAGGTCCGTGGCTGTATCCCGAGGACGAGATTTCCGACATGCCGGCGCGCCTGCTGGCGGCCGAGATCACGCGCGAAAAGCTGTTTCTCAAACTCCATCAGGAACTGCCTTACAAGATCACCGTCGAGACCGAGGACTGGACCCAGAAGGCCGATGGTTCGGCCCATGTGCGCCAGGTCATCTATGTCGAGCGGGACAGCCAGAAGGGCATCGTGCTGGGCCGCCAGGGGGCCATGGTCAAACAGATCGGCGCCGCCGCGCGCACCGAACTTCAGGATTTGCTGGGCCATCCCGTGCATCTGTTCATCCACGTCAAGGTACGCGGGAAATGGCAGGACGACCGTGAACGCTATGCCGAATGGGGCCTGGACTTCGATGCCTGA
- the recO gene encoding DNA repair protein RecO, producing the protein MEWHDKGYILATRKHGESALIVSALTQTRGRQTGLVRGGAGRRKRGGLQVGNLVTLDWRGRLPEHLGSLTTEVLETPAAALMNCPDGLAALSAACAVTEALLPEGEDHPAIFHGLAALFGVLDDADVGSAYVKWEMGVLGELGFGLDLAACAATGETENLTYVSPKTGRAVSAAAGKPYHGRLLALPAFLRGPGTAETPDEVVDGLKLTGFFLESHALEGRAGRLAARDRLVERFQAKK; encoded by the coding sequence ATGGAATGGCACGATAAGGGCTACATCCTGGCGACCCGCAAGCACGGTGAGAGTGCGCTGATCGTCAGCGCCCTGACGCAGACGCGGGGCCGCCAAACGGGGTTGGTGCGGGGCGGGGCAGGGCGGCGCAAGCGCGGCGGTCTGCAGGTCGGCAACCTGGTCACTCTCGATTGGCGCGGCCGCCTGCCGGAACACCTGGGCAGCCTGACGACCGAAGTGCTGGAAACCCCGGCGGCGGCGCTGATGAACTGCCCGGACGGCCTTGCCGCGCTCTCCGCCGCCTGTGCGGTGACCGAGGCCCTGCTGCCCGAAGGCGAAGACCACCCCGCGATCTTCCACGGCCTGGCGGCGTTGTTCGGGGTCCTTGACGATGCCGACGTCGGGTCGGCCTATGTGAAATGGGAAATGGGCGTGCTCGGCGAATTGGGCTTCGGCCTTGATCTCGCCGCCTGCGCTGCCACGGGAGAGACGGAAAACCTGACCTATGTCTCACCCAAGACCGGGCGTGCCGTCTCGGCCGCTGCCGGCAAGCCCTATCATGGGCGTCTGCTGGCCCTGCCGGCGTTTCTGCGCGGCCCCGGGACGGCAGAGACCCCGGACGAGGTCGTCGACGGCCTCAAGCTGACCGGGTTTTTCCTGGAAAGCCATGCCCTGGAAGGCCGGGCCGGGCGCTTGGCCGCCCGTGACCGCTTGGTGGAACGCTTCCAGGCGAAAAAATAA